One Prunus dulcis chromosome 8, ALMONDv2, whole genome shotgun sequence DNA window includes the following coding sequences:
- the LOC117638629 gene encoding uncharacterized protein LOC117638629, with the protein MASDKVTDNYVQSAIARFDGHYDHWSMLMENFLRFKEDWTLVETGIVEPESEIVEPESGMVLTELQQKKLDESKLKDLKVKRSILQALRKDFETLQMKQGESVNDYFSKAMAIANKMSIHGEKMEDVTIVEKILRSMTTKFDYVVCSIKKSNDVEQLSIDELQSSLLVHEQKINRSTSEEHALKVSTNSDSSASRGRCGRGRGRGRGGSHERGRGSKDGNKSNDDSSNKDTYDSGSSNRGYNNSGGNSSRGQRQPYNHDLNVDKSNVECFRCGNYGHYRSECYTNMNKAKGARANFA; encoded by the exons ATGGCGTCTGACAAGGTTACAGACAACTATGTGCAGTCAGCCATAGCACGCTTTGATGGTCATTATGATCATTGGAGCATGTTGATGGAGAATTTTCTGAGGTTTAAAGAAGACTGGACTCTTGTGGAAACCGGAATTGTAGAGCCGGAAAGTGAAATTGTAGAGCCGGAAAGTGGAATGGTGTTGACGGAGctacaacaaaagaaattggatGAATCCAAGCTGAAAGATCTGAAG GTGAAGCGTTCCATTCTACAAGCACTGAGGAAAGATTTTGAGACTCTTCAGATGAAACAAGGAGAGTCTGTCAAtgattatttttcaaaagccATGGCAATTGCAAATAAGATGAGTATCCATGGCGAGAAGATGGAAGACGTGACCATCGTAGAAAAGATCCTGCGATCTATGACTACAAAGTTTGATTACGTTGTGTGCTCCATTAAGAAGTCCAATGATGTTGAGCAGCTTTCAATTGACGAGTTGCAGAGTTCCTTGCTTGTCCATGAGCAGAAGATCAATCGGAGTACATCTGAGGAACATGCCTTGAAAGTTTCAACAAATAGCGATTCTTCGGCATCAAGAGGTCGTTGTGGTCGTGGACGAGGACGTGGTAGAGGTGGCAGCCATGAAAGAGGTCGAGGTAGCAAAGATGGGAACAAATCCAATGATGATTCCAGCAACAAAGACACTTATGATTCCGGCAGCAGCAATAGAGGCTATAATAATTCTGGAGGTAACAGCAGTAGAGGCCAAAGGCAGCCATACAATCATGATTTGAATGTCGACAAATCAAATGTCGAGTGTTTCAGGTGTGGCAATTATGGTCATTACAGGTCTGAATGTTACACAAATATGAATAAAGCAAAGGGTGCAAGGGCTAATTTTGcatag